CTGGTCTGGATGGCCCGGGCCAGGGTCACCACCTCGCCGCCGGTGGCGCCGCCACGGTTGACCAGCACCAGCGCCTGCTTCTCGTAGACGCCGGCATTGCCGACCGACTTGCCCTTCCAGCCGCAGGCGTCGATCAGCCAGCCGGCGGCCAGCTTGACCGAGCCGTCGGGCATCGGGTAGTGCACGATGCCGGGCTCGCGGGCGATGATGTCGGTGCACTGCTCGGGCGTCACCGTGGGGTTCTTGAAGAAGCTGCCGGCGTTGCCCAGCACGCGCGGGTCGGGCAGCTTGGCGCGGCGGATGGCACAGACCCAGTCGAACACCTGGCGCGCCGTCGGCCGCTCCGCGCCCGCTTCGGCGCGCTTGCGCTCCAGGTCCATGTAGCCCAGCTCCGGCCGCCAGGGCTTGGGCAGCCGCAGGCGCACGCGCAGGATCAGCGCCCGCCCGGCCAGGCCCATGCCGCGGCCGGCTTCGCCTTGCGGCGCCGCGTGCTTGAACACCGAATCGCGGTAGCCGAAGGCGCATTGGCGGGCATCGAGCGTGAACACGCGTCCGCTGCGCAGGTCGACCGCGTCGAGCGACTCGAAACGGTCCTGCAGCTC
The sequence above is a segment of the Ramlibacter tataouinensis genome. Coding sequences within it:
- the murB gene encoding UDP-N-acetylmuramate dehydrogenase, which produces MIVEQNVALAPHNSFGIVAKARELVRVRSEADVVQLLADPRLAASPKFVLGGGSNIVLTGDVRSLVLKVEIAGRRVIEDGPRAAVIEAGAGENWHELVDWTLAQGFGGLENLALIPGTVGAAPVQNIGAYGVELQDRFESLDAVDLRSGRVFTLDARQCAFGYRDSVFKHAAPQGEAGRGMGLAGRALILRVRLRLPKPWRPELGYMDLERKRAEAGAERPTARQVFDWVCAIRRAKLPDPRVLGNAGSFFKNPTVTPEQCTDIIAREPGIVHYPMPDGSVKLAAGWLIDACGWKGKSVGNAGVYEKQALVLVNRGGATGGEVVTLARAIQTSVYERFGIRLEPEPVVV